In Cucurbita pepo subsp. pepo cultivar mu-cu-16 chromosome LG10, ASM280686v2, whole genome shotgun sequence, the DNA window TGggcatcttcatcttcaattcCAAAACGATTTTGTTCATCTCCTTCATGTTTCCGACAATTTCTCAGCCGGAATTTTTGTTCCACACTTGTTCAAACAAAGCCAATTACACCGCCGACAGCCTTTTCAAGAGAAATCTGGACGCCGTACTTGCGTCTATTTCCTCCAATACCCAAGTGGATTATGGTTTCTACAACGCTACCTCCGGTGAAGATCCCGACAGAGCTACCGGTTTGGCTCTTTGTCGTGGTGGTGTTGCGTTGGAGCAATGTCGAAGCTGTGTGAAGAACTCAACGCGTAGGATTTCTGAAAGTTGCCCAAATCAGAAAGAGGCAGAGGGATGGTACGAGGATTGTCAAATTCGTTACTCGAATAACGCTATTTACGGCGTTGGAGACAGCAACGTGAAGATGTTGTTTTGGAACACTCAAAGAGCGGAAGACCCAGATGGGTTCAATGAGGCACTCAGGAGTTTGTTTGATCGGCTGCAGAGAGTGGCTGCGTCGGGGAGTTCTGTTCACAAGTCTGCTGGGGGCGACCAGAAGGTTCCATTTCCCAGCACGTATACCATATATGGCTTGGTCGATTGTTTCCCGGATTTGTCTTATTTGAACTGTTTTAACTGTCTCGATCAGCTTCAAGCatctttttttagttgttgCAATGGCAGCTTAGGTGCCAGATTACTTGCCACTAGCTGTCAACTCAATTTTGAAATCCACCCCATCTATATCTCTCTTTTGTCTCCGCCTCCTccgcctcctccgccgcctccgccgcctCCAAAACCCGGTATCATTTGTGGGAGAACAAATTGACGTCATTATTTAATCCAAAAGCTTATACCATATTATTTAGCTTTTTGGTCTTTCTCTTTGTTGTCAGGAAATCATGGCAATAATGGTAGAACTGTTGTAACCATTGGGGTGGCCATCGTTTCTGCTATCACTCTAATGGTTaccattttcatcattttcagaTTGAGGAAGATAAAGAACAGAAGACGATTAGACAATTTTGGAGGTATGGATCCTCTGTTTAGATGCTTTGATTGTGAAGCATTTTGTTTATGTTCATATTGATGTGCTAATAATCTATGCTTAGGTGCATCTTTTGGAGACACTGCTGATGAAATGAGCATTATGGAGAtgattcaatttgattttggaAGCATTAAAGATGCAACGAATGACTTCGCAAGTGAAAACAAGCTGGGacagggtggatttggggctGTTTATAAGGTATGAAATGAATTTGGGGATGCTGAATTCAAACTAGAAACTTAGCTGCTGATATGATCAGGGTAAGCTGCCAAATGGACAGCATGTAGCAGTGAAGAGGCTTGCACGTAATTCACAACAGGGGGATGCTGAATTCAAAAATGAAGTCCTTTTGGTGGTCAAGCTTCAACATCGGAACTTGGTTAGGCTACTTGGGTTCTGTTTGCAAGGGAGCGAAAGGCTTCTTATATATGAGTTTGTCCCTAATGGCAGCCTTGACAACTTCATATTTGGTGTgacattgtttcttttttttgtctttggTCCTACTCTTGTTTGGAAAGTTACCATCCtttcttataattatttacatGTAGATTTTGGAAAGCGGACACTTTTAGATTGGGAAAGACGATACAAAATCATAAATGGCATTGCACGAGCACTTCTTTACCTCCATGAAGATTCTCGTCATCGAATCATACATCGTGACCTCAAAGCTAGTAATATTTTGTTGGACGAGGAAATGAATCCAAAGATTGCTGATTTTGGTATGGCAAGATTGTTCGAAGTTGATGAGACTCAAGGCAATACGAGCAGAATTGTGGGAACTTAGTAAGTCCAAGCttgtttattttcatttttcccatatttttaactttttaatattgtcAACCTAATTCAttgtgttattattttttgtagtGGCTATATGGCTCCGGAATATGTAGTACATGGACAGTTCTCTGTAAAATCCGATGTCTTCAGCTTTGGTGTTTTGGTTCTTGAGATTTTGAGCGGTAAGAAGAACAATTATTTTCACGAGGGAGAGCATGTCGAAGATCTCACCAGCTTTGTAAGTATATGATTTTAAATCTCCGTGCATGAAAATGCTTCAAGCAGGTAACAACCGTATATGAATTTTCTTATAGGTATGGACAAACTGGAGGGCAGGAACAACTACAAGTATCATAGATTCAACCCTTCGCGTTGGTTCAAGGATTGAGATGATAAGATGCATTCACATTGGACTATTATGTGTTCAAGAAAATGTAAGCAATCGACCAACAATGGGATCAGTGGTTATGATGCTAGGTAGTTCTTCTCTCACTCTCCCAGTACCCTCTCAACCAGCATTCTTCCTACATAGTGCCACCAATGAATCCGACACCAATGGAACTGGCAGTGAATCCGCATCCGTTCAACTTTCGAgaaatgaaatttcaattacAGAACTCCATCCTCGTTAGATCATCATCGCCCACCTATATTAATCACTTCTTGCAAACGGTTTACAAAAACACTACTAGTTtattgttaaaatatcatccaTAGCCCAACCATGGTATAAGTGACTATATCTATGTTAAGAAAATGACACGAGTGACtgtatttatgaaaataatttagaattttaggaataaatttaggaaaatgatcaggtattttagaaaaagttgagaaattttaggaatagattgaCTCTCACCTTACTCACttcatcatcccaagaaatcccGAGTAGTAGTTTCTACTGAAGTGTTTTGTAAGATAAAGTGTGTGAGTGTTTCCCACGTAGAGTTATGTTCAACATTTATTTCCGTGCAATAGCTCAAAGTCTTGTGTTTATAATTTGTCTTGATTCCAATAAATGAGAGTAACTCTCAATAAtctttagtttaaatttatggtttatcatatatatcatatttcaCGCAAATATTGAGGATATTTAGTCTTCCATTgcacaaatattatatttaaatattatttacacGTTTATGGTCAATTTAATCatttagaaaatagaaaaagacgTCTCCTGCGGCTGTGTGGGTGAAGAATGACTTTACTAACGTTTACACCACTCAGAAGTTCAGCAAGTTTACGTTAAAAATGGAATGCATTTTGAGAGAAGGAAAATCAAATTAGAGATGGGCAATTTCAAACCCCTTTTGTTCCTCTCCTTCATTCTCATGTTCATGGCTTCCATCGCCATTTCTCAAATAGATATCAAGGCCCACTCATGTTCAAACACCGCCAACTACACCACCAACAGCACTTACAGGCAAAATCTCGATACCCTTCTTTCCTCCATCGCCTCCAACACCCAAATAGATTATGGGTTTTACAATTTCTCAGCTGGAGAGCAACCCGACAGGGTGAACGCTATTGCCCTTTGTCTGGCTGATCTGACGGTGGAAAAATGCAGGAGCTGTCTCGTGACTTCGACTCGAAGGATTCTACAGGATTGTCCAAACCAGAAGGAGGCTGTCGGATGGTACACCGTTTGCATGATTCGTTACTCAAATACATCCATATTTGGCATTCGGAATGATAAAGTGCTCGACCCAGTTTTCATTTGGGGTCGGAAAGCATCAGACATTGGTGGCTACAATCTAGCGCTAAGCCGCTTGTTACAAACACTCAGAAACCGGGCTGCGGCTGGGGATTCTAGACACAAATTCGCTGTGGGGGAAATTGCAGCCACCAATTTGGACACCATATTTGGGTTTCTTCAATGTACTCCCGATTTGTCCTCTGTGGATTGCAATAATTGTCTTATGAAGGCCGCTCAAAGAGTTCCAAATGGAAGTATGGGAACGAGGGTATTTTCGACCAGCTGTTTTTTGAGATACGAGACTAATGATCTTTTCTACAACACTCTGcccccgccgccgccgccgcccccTGCTGGTTCTTCTCCAACGCCAGGTATCGTTGTTCACATGCTCaaaaaccttttctttttggtgggTTCTTCCTGAATTTACAGTCAACGAAATCACAACTACGTATTAGCAGATGGGTTTGTGGAAACTCTGTTAGATAAACGCTAACATAGCCTCCGAtctaaatttcttttgtaGGAAATTCTAGTAGAACTATTGTTATCGTTGTGGTGTCCATCGTTTCAGCCATCGTTCTCGTTGTTGCCATTTTCATCATTGTGAGGTTGAGGAAACGGAAGATCAAAAGAACAGCCGACAAATTGGAAGGTGAGTGGTTTATgaatcctctgttttcttaGATGGGCAGTGTTCTTTTTGATCGTGTAGTTCTTGAGAATTGAGGTTCATTTCCTAATCTACGTTCAGGTATTCATATTGGAGACACCACCGACGAAATTAGCAATGTGGAGAcgattcaatttgattttgagaCCATTAAAGTTGCAACAAACGATTTCTCAAGTGAAAACAAGCTCGGACAGGGTGGATTTGGAGCTGTTTACAAGGGTAAGCTAACCAATGGACAACGTATAGCAGTGAAGAGACTTGCAAATAATTCACGACAAGGAGATATTGAGTTCAAAAATGAAGTCCTTTTGGTGGTCAAGCTTCAACATCGGAACTTGGTTAGGCTGCTGGGATTTTGCTTGCAAAGAACTGAAAGACTTCTCATATATGAGTTTGTACCAAATGCCAGCCTTGATCAGTTCATATTTGGTATACTCATTTTctacctttttcttcttccattcacTTTGTGCATCACATTTGAAAAAGTCATCTGTTCATATTATTGACACAATCTATGACTATCTAGACTTTGGAAAAAGGACGTTTTTAGATGGGGAAAGACgattcaaaatcataaatgGTGTTGCACGAGGACTTCTTTACCTGCATGAAGATTCTCGCCTTCGAATCATACACCGTGATCTCAAAGCTAGTAATATTTTGTTGGACGAAAAAATGAATCCAAAAATTGCTGATTTTGGTATGGCAAAATTGTTCCAAGTTGATGAGACTCACGGCAATACAAGTAGAATTGTGGGAACATAGTGAGTATCATTACTGCAATCATCCTCTTACaatgcatttaaaaaaaagtaatttatttatttatttatttatttatttatttattttttgttgcaGTGGCTATATGGCTCCCGAGTATGTAATGCATGGACAATTCTCAGTCAAATCTGATGTCTTTAGTTTTGGTATTTTGGTTCTTGAGATTTTGAGCGGTAAGAagaacaattatttaaaagaggGAGAATATTTCGAAGATCTCACCCGCATTGTAAGTATATGATTTTAAATCTCCGTGCATGAAAATGCTTCAAGCAGCTATCGATAGTGTATGTTCTCCAAGTGCTAATATCAGGTGAACATTGTGGATTTTCTTATAGGTATGGACAAACTGGAGAGGAGGAACAGCAACAAATATCATAGATTCAACCCTTAGAGTTGGTTCAAAGATTGAGATGATAAGATGCATTCACATTGGACTATTATGTGTTCAAGAAAATGTAAGCAATCGGCCAACAATCGGATCAGTGGTTATGATGCTAGGTAGTTCTTCTCTCACTCTCCCGATACCTTCTCAACCAGCATTCTTCGTGGATAGTGCCACCAATGAATCCAACATTGATAGAACTAGTTGCGAATGCGTGTCCGTTCAACTTTCGAGGAATGATATTTCAGTTACGGAGCTCCATCCTCGTTAGATTATCATCACCCACTTATGTTAGTTGATTCCTTCAACTGGTCAAAGTCTTGTCTTTATAATTGTCTTGATTtcaattaatgagaaaatcGTAAGACATCAAATGGCTAAGCACGACTTAGCCATTAAATGGTTATTTATAGGAATGTTTATAGAGGAAAAGTATTATTAACCTAAACCTATTGCtactcaaattttataataaaattatgactCAAAACGACATGAACGTACTGTGCGCGcaagaaatatttgaaaagacataaaaaatgaaaaccattTATTTCAATAGAAGAGAGTTTCATtacaatgaataaaaaaaaataataataataaaaaatcgaATTGACGTCTCGAGATATGCGTTCTTTTGTGACATTCCATGTCTCTCAAACACGCCCTCTCTCGGCTCGTAGCATCACGCacctgaaaaggaaaatatatgaaggatgaatataaaaattatactcaagAAGCTACCTATGCGTAGGTTCTCATCGCGTTCATGTTGTTTGATGAtaaaagtctcacatcggctaatttagggaataattatgagtttataattaaagaatactCTTTAGGTAAacccaaaagcaaagccatgagagcagtggacaatatcataccattgtggagagttggcGGAATCCTTCTTACTCGGTAACTGAGTTAGTTCCCCAATAAAAcacgtgttcgtctaacacgtgcatcttctatttatttaatttatatatgtgTATGGGAGGAAGTAAATTTACGACCAAAAGAGgtcattttaaaagtaaaataattgcCGTAGCAAACAATTTCCATAGCGTGGTTGAACAGTTGAAGATCATGACTGAGTCAACAGACAAGAAAATGGGCTCTAACTCCGTCACGACTTGTGTTTAATACGGTCCAGATCCAGAAGACCGTGGACTTGCgcaaggaagaagacgatgggCAAGTTTCTGAGCTACATGGACCCACTCAACCGTATAACTAGATAGAAGCTGTGGTAGACGATTGTGTAGAGAGATACCCCGTTCCCAGTAAGGTCGTTGAAGATTGACCGGCGGACGCCGGAAAGCCAATCGGAAAGAATGGAGGTTTCGACGGTTGAGGAAGAGGAATCGATTTGCTTCCAAGCATTAGAACGACCATTGACATGGTCGGTCTGATGTTAGGGTCTTCTTGTACGCATAGGAGCCCGATTTGGATCCATCTTAGAGCTTCGCTTAAAGAACAATCTCCAACCAGGTTCGGATCAACCATTTCCTCTTCTCTGCCTTCCTTCCATAGTTGCCATGCCTGATTTTGTTCAATTCATGTGTATTGTAAAAATCTTGCccacacaaaaacaaaacctaagAATTTGCCAAGAATCTTTACCTGTGATAGAAGGCTTTGTgcattgtctactttgaagAAACCGCTGTTCTTTCTCCCGCTTATCACTTCTAGCATTAAGATCCCAAAACTATAAACATCCGATTTTACAGAAAAAACTCCCTCCATTGCATATTCTGGTGCCATGTATCCACTGTAGAAGTGATTAGAATGACAAGATTAGATGCAATTACTCACAAAAACCTGATACATATTGATATTGTTCTATGCTTAATGACTTACAAAGTGCCAACAACCCTGTTGGTGCTAGCCTCAACTTGCTTGCCTCCGAATATTCTGGCCGTTCCAAAGTCTGATATCTTTGCattcatctcatcatccaacaacacATTGCTAGCTTTTAAATCCCGATGAACGATTTTGAGCCGAGAGTCTTCGTGCAGATATAGAATTCCTTTTGCAACTCCATTGATGATGTTGTTGCGCTTAAGCCAATCGAGTTGTTTGCATTTAACTGGATCTGCATTGCAGAATGAAGAATAGGAGATGAAATTTTCCTGATAATGAACCTTTGTGTTTGACTCCAATGGGGCAAAAAGCATATATATGAAGAATGGAAAGTAAACTGACCAAATAATAAGGCATCTAGACTAGTGTTTGCCATGTACTCATAGACAAGGAGCTTTTCCTCTCCCTCCAGACAGCATCCCAAAAGCTTGACCAGATTTTTATGTTGAAGCTTCATTATGACCATGACTTCATTCTTGAACTCATCGTGACCTTGGCTTGACTTCACTGACAGTCTTTTTACAGCTATTTCTTCCCCATTCATCAGCTTTCCCTGGATGAATTGAAAACTTAGGAAACAGAAAGAAAGCAGCAAATAGCACAGGGATAACTTGTagttgtaaccgcccaagcccaagcccactgcagatattgtcctgttagggagaggtttccacacccttataaggaatgtttcgttctcctctccaatcgatgtaggatctcacagtagTTATGAACAAAGGACCAGATAATTGTTCTTTGTTATATGTACATCATGCCACTTCTTAAGCTCATATTAGTATCGTTAAACCATTTCAACATATTTAATCTTAGGATTCAATAGTTAACCTTGAAAACCGGGCCAAACCCGCCTTCTCCAAGTCTATTTGCATCTGCAAAGTTGTTTGTGGCAGCCTGTAGGGTGATGAAACTGAAGTAATGCATCTCTTCATCATTGTCTCCATCTCTTGAATGCAAATCTTGCTTCATCAATTCTGCAGACTTAGCATCTCCCAAATTTTGCAACAGAACTTGTTCACCTGTGTCCATCTCTGGATCTATGAATTTGATATcataatgttttatttgaatCAAAGCTTCATAAGTGCAGTTTAAACgtaaaatctttaattttcttacgCTGTCTTCTCTTCTTTGACAGAAGTAAACAATACAACAGACTTGCAAGAAATGCTACTGCTGCAACTGTTGATATAATGATTACTGCAATCACTTTGGCGCTCAATCCTGCTTGGTttagtataaaattataagatgttgaagaatttagcaaacgaaacaaaaaaattataagatttgAATCACCTTGAGGCGAAGCTGatagagaatagaaaagataTTTCTCATACGTTATGCTACAACTTGGGCTCAAAATTCTCCACCCCACTCTCCCTTTGTAAACCTGCCCGATCTCCTCCAACAGAGCcatcaaacatttacaacaCGCGCTACTGTTGAGATCCCTTGTGCACTGAACCAATCCATAGCCAGTCCCATGCAACTTGTTTGCCTTGTACATCATCGGTAACACTGAGGCTTCACTGGCCATCTGAGACAACAGAGCAGACCCATCAATATTACTATCATCTGGCGATGTCTGGTTCCCTGAATCGCCCATGAGGAATCTCGGGGAGATCTCTACAGTTCCCAAGAAGTTCTTGTCTGAGTATCTAAGCATGCACTCATCGTACCATATTGTGGCGTTTACTCTTAAAGGGCATCGATCCCTTACATCTCTGCTTGCGGTACTGACACAACTGTGACAGTAATCGTTGGAAATATCTCCACGACAGAGTACGAGGCCGTACATTCCATTGAATGTTCTATTGTAGAAGCTGTCGGAGGAAGCTTCGGATAAAGAACCCAGTATGCCAATGAGATCTGAACCCAGATTAGAGTTGGTTGTGATATTACTTGGCGCTGAACAGATGTGGAACCTATATCTTGGTTCGAAATGATGGGAGCGGCTAAGCCCAAAGATTGAAATCAGAAGTAGCAACGAAACTGGCGAAGATCTGTAATTGAGGAAACAGAACATGATTTGGGTTTGGAGTAGCAGATAAAGAGACGACCTTCTTCTTGAAGAAATAAGAACAGATGATTGAAATATCTGTAGTACCTTTCATTGTACAATTATTCAGAAGAAACTGTTTGGAGGTAGCTTTCGATGTAATTTTCAGCATTTATTTGCAGGTAGCAAAGACAGAGTCACAATTTGACAGAGTCACAGAACATCGTGTCTTGGCATATTCTGTTGGGTTTGATGcaaatttgaatattcaaaGTGGATAAGCTCATTAAATACTCCATGAAAGCAAGTATGTGTCACAATTCAAGATGAGCAAAACGTCTGGGATTTTACCAATTCACTGAGGTTTCTTCAAGCAGAGTAGAAGATAACTTTGTAATCAGAGAGAAGACGATGATGAACACAACTAACACTCAGAAAACTGGCACTCCACTCGTTAATTTACATTCAGTTGCGTTGCTCTCGAGTCTCATGTGCAATGATTTTCATGGGCTTGAAGCTATTTTTAACAAGCTGTGATCTTTCAGTGGCTAGATATGCAATGTTCATTTAAACCATGTACAAGAATCTAtgacggaaaaaaaaaaaaaaaaactaaataaagtaCATCATAAAATTGAATGAATGCAGTGGCTAGATAGAAGCAGTAGTAGACGACTGATCTGTGGTGAGTAGCCCTGTCCCTGTTTCAGTTGATGAATATTGATATCTACTGAGAGACCCTCGACCTGTAAGAAATGGAGGTTTTGAGGGCTGAGGAAGGTGAACCGACTGGCTTCCAAGCATTAGAACAACCATTGACATGGTGGGTCTGGTGTTAGCATCTTCTTGCACGCACAGCAAGCCAATCTGGATCCATTTTACGGCCTCACTCTCACGATAATCTCCAGCCAGGTTCTCATCTATCATTTCTTCTGCTCTACCTTCATTCCATAGCTCCCATGCCTGTTAAATTGCTATCTTTGTTAAACAACCATCACAAAACTGAGAGGGagacacttttttttatttttttataaagaacaGAAGCATACATACATATGACAGAAGGTTCTGCGCTCTGTCCATGTTTAGAAAACCAATGCTCTTTCTCCCACTGATCACCTCCAGGATTAGAACTCCAAAACTGTATACATCGGATTTAACTGAGAAAACTCCCTCCATAGCATACTCTGGCGCCATATACCCACTATAGGATTGCCAATTACAACCAATGAGCAACGAGGATATGAAACACAATGATTAATAATACAGTATAGAAGGTAATGATAAAGATTTATGTATTCCTAAGTTTACATGCTATCTAGAAACTCTGGTACAAATGGATGACTTACTATGTTCCAACTATTCTATTGGTGCTGGCATCAATTTGCTTGCCTCCAAATATCCTAGCAGTTCCAAAATCTGATATTTTTGGATTCATCTCCTCATCTAACAGTACATTACTCACTTTCAAATCTCTATGAATGATTTTGAGTCGAGAATCTTCATGGAGATACAGAATTCCTCTTGCAATCCCATTGAGAATGTTTTCGCGCTTGAGCCAGTCGAGTTGTTTGCACTTCAATGGATCTGCTAGTGCAATTAGATGAGTAAAACCATGACATGGATTGTAGTGTATGGATAATGAAAACGAGATTAtaggagagaaagagagctAACCAAACAAGAAAGCATCAAGACTTGTATTTGCCATGTACTCATAGATTAGaagtttttcttctccttccacACAATATCCCAGGAGTCTAACCAGATTCTTATGTTGAAGCTTCCAGATGACCTTTGCTTCATTCTTGAACTCTTCATATccttgatttgattttgttgatagTCTTTTCACAGCTACTTCCTCACCATCCATCAGCTTTCCCTAAATTCCAATCAATCAACATATTGTCATAACCCATGTCAATCCCACGAccaatagatattgtcctctttaggctttccctttcgggcttcccctcaaggtttttaaaacgtgtctgctagggagaagttttcacacccttataaggaatgttttgttctcctatccaaccgatgtgagatctcataatccacccaccttgggggccagcatcctcactggcacaccgcctagtgtttggctctaataccatttgtaacaacccaaacccactgctaacaaatattgtcctctttaggctttccctttcgggcttccccttaaggttttaaaaatgtgtctgctagggagaagtttccacaaccttataaggaatgctttgtttctttctccaaccgatgtgggatctcacaatccaccccctcggaggcccaacgtcctcgttggcacactgcccagtgtctggctctaataccatttgtaacaaccaaagcccactactaacagatattgtcctctttgggttttcccttttaggtttcccctcaaggtttttaaaacacgtctactaggcaaatgtttccacacccttataaagaatgcttcattctcctatTCAACCgaggtaagatctcacaattaacCTTGTAAACTGGACCAAACCCGCCTTCTCCAAGTTTATTAGCATCTGAGAAGTCATCTGTAGCAGTCTTTAGAGAACTAAAACTGAAGAAAGGCATATCTCCATCACTGTCTTGATTTGATGCATCCAACTGTTGTCTCAATGAGTAAACCAGTTGTTGATCAACTCGATTTCGCAAAGGAAGCTCTTCACTTCTATCCCTCTCTGAATGAAAAGCCATGTTTCTTGTTATGTGATATTAATCAAAATCCTACTACAAGTACATTGTTTATGCAAAGGGTTTAGTCTTCTTACCCCTTTTGTTTCTCCATAAAAATGAGGCATAAATCATTCCTAGCAGAACTGCCGCTGCTGCAACTGTTGATATGCTGATGACAATGATCCTTGTTCTGTTGCCTCCTGTGCATTCCCTTTTATAATTAGACCAAAACCTTTGAAAATTGATGAGGgtcaagaaaacaaaatcaatgtCATCACCTTACCTTCTTCATCAAGAGACAAGGGTGGAGGTCCTGGTATCCCATAAAACTGAAAGGCCTCAACCCTTAAATTACAATTGGGAGCTAAAACTCGCCACCCTCTTTGCCTTAAGCAACATCCCTTTGCAAAAGTCACCAAATTTGTCAAACAGACCTCACAATCACGCTTGATGATATCTCTTGTACACTGTGCTAGTCCAAATCTCTGATCCACACCACCCACATTTACCTCACCTTCCTTGAACatcatatttgaatttgtagCATCTTGTACTAAATTAGACACCAATGCAAGATCAATGAAATCACGGTCTTCAATAGTAGATTGGTTCAGACTATTATATAACAGTATTCTTGGAACTGTCTCCAGGATCCCAAAGAAGTTCACAACTGAGTATCTCAACATACATTCATCAAAGCCTATGGTACCATTTGTTTGTGATGAGCAGGTGACTTTGATTTGTTGACTTGCTCCTTCGATGCAGGTATGACAGGCCTCATTAGGAAGATCCCCTCGGCAGAGAAAGAGGCCATGGATTCCATTATAGGTCTCAGTGTAAAAAGTgtgagaggaagctcgagaGGTCAAGGAATTCAGTAGGAAGTTGATGTCAGAATTCAGATTTGGGCGAGCCGTGTTGGTTCCTGAGCAGTTTAAATAGCGTTGGCTACAACAAGGGACTATTAGTCCAGAGATTGAAATCAGTAGTAAAATTGAAGGCAAGGACGGTGTTTGAGGGAGGAAATGAATCATGGTTTTTTAGTTTTGGGGTAGCACAAAGAAGAATGAACGAGGATGATGAGTTCAAAGGTATTTTTATGTATAGAAATGAAGACATTTTGTCCATAATATTTTGGGTTCTTCAACTTCAACCAAAACGCTGGTGAAAGTGGAAGTAAGATCAACACCTAACCTGCCCATCATTTGAAAGTTTCAGAATTACTGTTTGTAAgcgaaagaaaattattaccTTCTCAAACCCAAATAGTCGTTGCATGTGTTAAGACGAAAGTTTCTGGATTAGTACTAATTTGACTTGTTCAGCTcgttttttcttccttataaCTCGTCAATGATTATGttgttgaataaaaaatgaatccaGAATGGTTTTGTGAATGTGCCCAGCAGCTTAAATCTTTTGTTGAGTCTAGATGAACAAATATTTGGAAGAGTCAAAAACCATCCCTGTGGGGAGTGGTTGTGGGTGGGGAGCTGAGTTTGGAAAAAGGGATcttt includes these proteins:
- the LOC111804043 gene encoding cysteine-rich receptor-like protein kinase 10 isoform X4, producing MFCFLNYRSSPVSLLLLISIFGLSRSHHFEPRYRFHICSAPSNITTNSNLGSDLIGILGSLSEASSDSFYNRTFNGMYGLVLCRGDISNDYCHSCVSTASRDVRDRCPLRVNATIWYDECMLRYSDKNFLGTVEISPRFLMGDSGNQTSPDDSNIDGSALLSQMASEASVLPMMYKANKLHGTGYGLVQCTRDLNSSACCKCLMALLEEIGQVYKGRVGWRILSPSCSITYEKYLFYSLSASPQGLSAKVIAVIIISTVAAVAFLASLLYCLLLSKKRRQREQVLLQNLGDAKSAELMKQDLHSRDGDNDEEMHYFSFITLQAATNNFADANRLGEGGFGPVFKGKLMNGEEIAVKRLSVKSSQGHDEFKNEVMVIMKLQHKNLVKLLGCCLEGEEKLLVYEYMANTSLDALLFDPVKCKQLDWLKRNNIINGVAKGILYLHEDSRLKIVHRDLKASNVLLDDEMNAKISDFGTARIFGGKQVEASTNRVVGTFGYMAPEYAMEGVFSVKSDVYSFGILMLEVISGRKNSGFFKVDNAQSLLSQAWQLWKEGREEEMVDPNLVGDCSLSEALRWIQIGLLCVQEDPNIRPTMSMVVLMLGSKSIPLPQPSKPPFFPIGFPASAGQSSTTLLGTGYLSTQSSTTASI
- the LOC111804043 gene encoding cysteine-rich receptor-like protein kinase 10 isoform X1 — encoded protein: MFCFLNYRSSPVSLLLLISIFGLSRSHHFEPRYRFHICSAPSNITTNSNLGSDLIGILGSLSEASSDSFYNRTFNGMYGLVLCRGDISNDYCHSCVSTASRDVRDRCPLRVNATIWYDECMLRYSDKNFLGTVEISPRFLMGDSGNQTSPDDSNIDGSALLSQMASEASVLPMMYKANKLHGTGYGLVQCTRDLNSSACCKCLMALLEEIGQVYKGRVGWRILSPSCSITYEKYLFYSLSASPQGDSNLIIFLFRLLNSSTSYNFILNQAGLSAKVIAVIIISTVAAVAFLASLLYCLLLSKKRRQHPEMDTGEQVLLQNLGDAKSAELMKQDLHSRDGDNDEEMHYFSFITLQAATNNFADANRLGEGGFGPVFKGKLMNGEEIAVKRLSVKSSQGHDEFKNEVMVIMKLQHKNLVKLLGCCLEGEEKLLVYEYMANTSLDALLFDPVKCKQLDWLKRNNIINGVAKGILYLHEDSRLKIVHRDLKASNVLLDDEMNAKISDFGTARIFGGKQVEASTNRVVGTFGYMAPEYAMEGVFSVKSDVYSFGILMLEVISGRKNSGFFKVDNAQSLLSQAWQLWKEGREEEMVDPNLVGDCSLSEALRWIQIGLLCVQEDPNIRPTMSMVVLMLGSKSIPLPQPSKPPFFPIGFPASAGQSSTTLLGTGYLSTQSSTTASI
- the LOC111804043 gene encoding cysteine-rich receptor-like protein kinase 10 isoform X2; its protein translation is MFCFLNYRSSPVSLLLLISIFGLSRSHHFEPRYRFHICSAPSNITTNSNLGSDLIGILGSLSEASSDSFYNRTFNGMYGLVLCRGDISNDYCHSCVSTASRDVRDRCPLRVNATIWYDECMLRYSDKNFLGTVEISPRFLMGDSGNQTSPDDSNIDGSALLSQMASEASVLPMMYKANKLHGTGYGLVQCTRDLNSSACCKCLMALLEEIGQVYKGRVGWRILSPSCSITYEKYLFYSLSASPQGDSNLIIFLFRLLNSSTSYNFILNQAGLSAKVIAVIIISTVAAVAFLASLLYCLLLSKKRRQREQVLLQNLGDAKSAELMKQDLHSRDGDNDEEMHYFSFITLQAATNNFADANRLGEGGFGPVFKGKLMNGEEIAVKRLSVKSSQGHDEFKNEVMVIMKLQHKNLVKLLGCCLEGEEKLLVYEYMANTSLDALLFDPVKCKQLDWLKRNNIINGVAKGILYLHEDSRLKIVHRDLKASNVLLDDEMNAKISDFGTARIFGGKQVEASTNRVVGTFGYMAPEYAMEGVFSVKSDVYSFGILMLEVISGRKNSGFFKVDNAQSLLSQAWQLWKEGREEEMVDPNLVGDCSLSEALRWIQIGLLCVQEDPNIRPTMSMVVLMLGSKSIPLPQPSKPPFFPIGFPASAGQSSTTLLGTGYLSTQSSTTASI